CCCGTGCGGGACGATCGCTCAAGCAAGATTTTGAGGGGGGACAGATGCCGCTGGCTCGGCGTGTTCCAAAGTTCGGCTTCACGAATATCTTTCGGCAGGAGACCCATGTGGTCAATTTGCGCGATTTCGATCGGTTTGATGCGGGAGCGGTCGTGGATGCCGAAGCTCTTCAAAAAATCGGTCTTCTCAACACCAAACGTGCTGGACGGTGGAAGGTCTTGGCTGCGGGTGAAATTAAGAAGGCGTTGACGATTAAAGCACCGGCCTTCAGCAAGGGTGCGGTGACCGCTATCGAGAAGGCGGGGGGAAAGGCCGAGGTCGTTAAGTAGATCCATGGCCAACATCGCGAACGTAGCGAAGATTCCCGAGCTGCGGAATCGGATCCTCTTTTCCTTGGGTCTGGTCGCCGTCTATCGTCTCGGGGTTCAGGTGCCGGTGCCCGGAGTGGACGCCGCCGCCCTTCACCAATTATGGGCCGACCAGGGTCGAGGGACTTTACTGGAAGTGTTCAATCTGTTCAGCGGCGGAGCGCTCGAGAATTTCTCGATCTTCGCGCTGGGCATCATGCCCTACATCAGCTCGTCGATTATTTTACAGCTCTTAACGGTGGTTTTCCCTTATCTGGATCAGCTGCAGAAAGAAGGCGAATTCGGACGCCGAAAAATCACGCAGTACACGCGCTACTTAACGGTGTTCTTGAGCTGCATACAAGGGTTCATGATGGCGACGATGTTCGAGCACCGGGGAGGGGTCGGGCAGGTTCAGCTCGTCATCAATCCGGGCTGGGCATTTAAGTTCCAGACGGTCGTTTCGCTCGCGTCGGGGACGTCGTTCCTGATGTGGCTCGGGGAACAGATGACCGAGCGCGGCGTCGGAAACGGAATCTCGTTGATTATCTTTTCGGGCATCGTGGCGGGGTTCCCTGGGGCCGTCATCCAAACGGTGGGCATGATCCGGGAGGGCGAGATGCAGCCGCTCGGATTCTTGATGCTTCTCGTTCTGATGCTCGCCGTCGTCTACGCGATCATTTTCTTCGAACAGGCCCAACGGCGCGTGCCGGTTCAATATGCAAAACGGATCGTCGGCCGGCGAATGTATCAGGGGCAGGGGACGTATTTCCCGATCAAGTTAAATTCTGCCGGCGTCATTCCGCCGATATTCGCCAGCTCTCTTCTGGTGTTTCCGGCGACGATCTCTTCCTGGGCTCCCGGATCGACGGGATGGATTCATCGAATTACGGATCAGCTTAATTATGGAGGGTGGCTCTATAATAGTTTGTATGTCGCGCTGATCGTATTCTTTTGTTATTTCTACACGGCCATTCAGCTCAATCCGGACGATGTCGCCGAGAACATGAAGAAGTACGGCGGCTACGTTCCGGGAATTCGGCCGGGCAAGACGACGGCGGAATATATTGAGAGAGTCGTGGAAAGACTCACACTCATCGGGGCGCTCTATATTTCGGCCGTGTGCGTGTTGCCGATGCTGCTAAAAACCGAAGGGGGCGTGTCGTTTTATTTCGGCGGTACGAGCCTCTTGATCGTCGTCGGTGTCGCGCTGGACACCGTCGCCCAGATCGAAGCCCATCTGTTGACCCATCATTACGAAGGATTCCTGGGGCCGCGCGCCAGCCGGATTAAGAGCCGAAGAGGATAGGGTGTGAACGTGATTCTTCTTGGAGCGCCGGGCGCGGGGAAAGGAACGCAAGCCAAGGAAATGGCCGGGCGGCACCACCTCGCTCATATTTCCACCGGAGACCTTCTCCGCGAATCGGTAGCGAAGGGGAGCGAATTGGGCAATAAGGCCAAAGGTTATATGGATCGCGGGGCCTTGGTGCCGGACGAAGTCGTCGTGGGACTGATTCGCGAAAAACTCCCCAAAACGGGCGGTTTTGTGCTGGACGGCTTTCCCAGGACGGTCGAACAGGCGGACGCGCTTGATTCCATGCTCAAGCTCGAGCGGAAGTCGGTGGATCACGTGATCAGTCTGACCGTGGCGGACTCCGAGGTGATCCGACGGCTGGCGGGGCGCCGGCAATGTCCCCGGGGGCATGTTTTTCACATTGAATTCAGCCCCTCGGCGAAGGGAGACCGATGCGA
This genomic stretch from Bdellovibrionota bacterium harbors:
- the secY gene encoding preprotein translocase subunit SecY, producing MANIANVAKIPELRNRILFSLGLVAVYRLGVQVPVPGVDAAALHQLWADQGRGTLLEVFNLFSGGALENFSIFALGIMPYISSSIILQLLTVVFPYLDQLQKEGEFGRRKITQYTRYLTVFLSCIQGFMMATMFEHRGGVGQVQLVINPGWAFKFQTVVSLASGTSFLMWLGEQMTERGVGNGISLIIFSGIVAGFPGAVIQTVGMIREGEMQPLGFLMLLVLMLAVVYAIIFFEQAQRRVPVQYAKRIVGRRMYQGQGTYFPIKLNSAGVIPPIFASSLLVFPATISSWAPGSTGWIHRITDQLNYGGWLYNSLYVALIVFFCYFYTAIQLNPDDVAENMKKYGGYVPGIRPGKTTAEYIERVVERLTLIGALYISAVCVLPMLLKTEGGVSFYFGGTSLLIVVGVALDTVAQIEAHLLTHHYEGFLGPRASRIKSRRG
- the rplO gene encoding 50S ribosomal protein L15; the protein is MNLSNLRSPRGSRKANRRAGRGESSGLGKTAGRGHKGQKSRAGRSLKQDFEGGQMPLARRVPKFGFTNIFRQETHVVNLRDFDRFDAGAVVDAEALQKIGLLNTKRAGRWKVLAAGEIKKALTIKAPAFSKGAVTAIEKAGGKAEVVK
- a CDS encoding adenylate kinase; the encoded protein is MNVILLGAPGAGKGTQAKEMAGRHHLAHISTGDLLRESVAKGSELGNKAKGYMDRGALVPDEVVVGLIREKLPKTGGFVLDGFPRTVEQADALDSMLKLERKSVDHVISLTVADSEVIRRLAGRRQCPRGHVFHIEFSPSAKGDRCDRCGEDLTVRSDDQPETIRKRLNVYRKQTEPLVARYRDAGLLRVVEGSAPPKEVARSIDRSIGLQP